A single genomic interval of Oceanithermus profundus DSM 14977 harbors:
- a CDS encoding NUDIX hydrolase, translating to MAAPPGFRPAAVLVAFTPDGQLLLTVRTPNLPSHAGQIAFPGGSLEPGETPEEAALREAWEEVALEPALAELLGQLPAVTSPHGFHVRPVLAWLRERPQLTPNPAEVAEVLWVPLDELARAPAWSEWRERGGLRRRVWHYPWRGRDVWGLTANVLHDLFAKVCGGGDRTPARG from the coding sequence CTGGCCGCCCCCCCGGGGTTCCGGCCCGCGGCGGTGCTGGTCGCCTTCACGCCCGACGGCCAGCTGCTGCTCACCGTCCGCACCCCGAACCTCCCCAGCCACGCCGGCCAGATCGCCTTCCCCGGGGGCAGCCTCGAGCCCGGGGAGACGCCCGAGGAGGCGGCGCTGCGCGAAGCCTGGGAGGAGGTGGCGCTCGAGCCCGCCCTGGCCGAGCTCCTGGGGCAGCTGCCGGCGGTGACGAGCCCCCACGGCTTCCACGTGCGCCCGGTCCTGGCCTGGCTGCGGGAACGCCCGCAGCTCACCCCCAACCCCGCGGAGGTGGCCGAGGTGCTCTGGGTCCCGCTGGACGAGCTGGCGCGCGCGCCCGCCTGGAGCGAGTGGCGCGAACGCGGAGGGCTGCGGCGCCGGGTCTGGCACTACCCCTGGCGCGGCCGCGACGTCTGGGGGCTGACCGCCAACGTGCTGCACGACCTGTTCGCAAAGGTGTGCGGGGGCGGGGACCGAACCCCCGCGCGCGGCTAG
- a CDS encoding MazG family protein, translating into MEKLLEVMRRLRAPDGCPWDRQQTHESLRPYLLEEAAEAVDAIAEGDPAKMAEELGDVLLQVAFHSVIGEEEGTFGYDDVERAIVDKLIERHPHVFGDRELHTPEEVLANWEKQKEEKRGPQAPCEKVPRSLPALARGYELARKLELPASRAAARRALERGDLTEALWEVVKLFAAAKENPEVALRAKLSELCSNAP; encoded by the coding sequence GTGGAGAAGCTGCTCGAGGTGATGCGACGGCTGCGGGCGCCGGACGGCTGCCCCTGGGACCGCCAGCAGACGCACGAGAGCCTGCGCCCCTACCTGCTCGAGGAGGCGGCCGAGGCGGTGGACGCGATCGCGGAGGGCGACCCCGCGAAGATGGCCGAGGAGCTGGGCGACGTGCTGCTGCAGGTGGCCTTCCACAGCGTCATCGGCGAGGAGGAGGGCACCTTCGGCTACGACGACGTGGAGCGCGCCATCGTGGACAAGCTGATCGAGCGCCACCCCCACGTCTTCGGGGACCGCGAGCTCCACACCCCCGAAGAGGTGCTGGCCAACTGGGAAAAGCAAAAGGAAGAGAAGCGGGGCCCCCAGGCCCCTTGCGAGAAGGTGCCCAGGAGCCTGCCCGCGCTGGCGCGCGGCTACGAGCTGGCGCGCAAGCTGGAGCTGCCCGCGAGCCGCGCCGCGGCCCGGCGGGCGCTCGAGCGCGGCGACCTGACGGAAGCGCTGTGGGAGGTGGTCAAGCTATTCGCGGCCGCGAAGGAAAACCCGGAGGTTGCCCTCAGGGCGAAGCTCTCCGAACTCTGCTCGAACGCGCCGTAG
- a CDS encoding ABC transporter ATP-binding protein yields the protein MAVLVAEGLDKTFRSRGKTTRAVDGVHLRVDRGEVLAFLGPNGAGKTTTIKMIAGLIRPDAGSVRVAGRDPHRDPWALRQLGAVLEGNRNVYWRLTPLENLEYFGVLKGLPAAVARRRGKALLERFELTHKQNALTQQLSRGMQQKLAIAVSLIHEPALLLLDEPTLGLDVEAAETVKQLIRELADDGQAIVLTTHQLDVAQQLSHRVAIIREGRIVAEDRTATLLARFSGDQYEIEVEGELDEARRGRLAELGAQPLNGRIVFVGSPEGLWAVLEALRPLPILRVEKDRADLTEVFLKLIREETHA from the coding sequence GTGGCTGTACTCGTTGCAGAAGGCCTCGACAAAACCTTTCGCAGCCGGGGCAAGACCACCCGGGCCGTCGACGGGGTGCACCTGCGCGTGGACCGCGGGGAGGTGCTGGCGTTTCTGGGCCCCAACGGCGCCGGGAAGACGACCACGATCAAGATGATCGCCGGCCTGATCCGGCCCGATGCCGGTTCGGTGCGGGTGGCGGGGCGCGACCCGCACCGCGACCCCTGGGCGCTGCGGCAGCTGGGGGCCGTACTCGAGGGCAACCGCAACGTCTACTGGCGGCTCACGCCCCTCGAGAACCTCGAGTACTTCGGCGTGCTCAAGGGGCTTCCGGCGGCGGTCGCGCGCCGCCGGGGGAAGGCGCTGCTCGAGCGCTTCGAGCTGACCCACAAACAGAACGCCCTGACCCAGCAGCTCTCCCGCGGCATGCAGCAGAAGCTGGCCATCGCGGTCAGCCTCATTCACGAGCCGGCGCTGCTGCTCCTCGACGAACCTACGCTGGGCCTCGACGTGGAGGCCGCCGAGACCGTCAAACAGCTCATTCGCGAGCTCGCCGACGACGGTCAGGCGATCGTGCTCACCACCCACCAGCTCGACGTGGCTCAGCAGCTCTCGCACCGGGTGGCCATCATCCGCGAGGGGCGCATCGTCGCCGAAGACCGCACGGCCACCCTGCTCGCCCGCTTTTCCGGCGATCAGTACGAGATCGAGGTGGAGGGCGAGCTGGACGAAGCGCGTCGCGGCCGCCTCGCCGAGCTGGGCGCCCAACCCCTGAACGGCCGCATCGTCTTCGTCGGATCGCCCGAGGGGCTCTGGGCGGTTCTCGAAGCGCTGCGCCCGCTGCCCATCCTGCGGGTGGAGAAGGACCGCGCCGACCTTACCGAGGTCTTCCTGAAACTCATTCGGGAGGAAACGCATGCTTAG
- a CDS encoding type II secretion system protein, which translates to MKGSKKNKGFTLVELAVVIVIIGVLAAIAVPRFLSTTETAVDAQVQATADAVRSAYSIYLAQNRGTKPTCTQLLSSIEEIRRTGSNTAVGVRDPNLQIRCSGNPASSVRVYNSNARTYTNNSRAYVINFR; encoded by the coding sequence ATGAAGGGAAGCAAGAAGAACAAAGGTTTCACTCTGGTCGAGCTGGCTGTCGTGATCGTGATCATCGGCGTCCTCGCCGCGATCGCCGTGCCCCGTTTCCTGAGCACCACCGAGACCGCGGTGGACGCCCAGGTGCAGGCCACCGCCGACGCGGTGCGCTCGGCCTACTCGATCTACCTCGCCCAGAACCGCGGCACCAAGCCGACCTGCACCCAGCTGCTGAGCTCCATTGAGGAGATCCGCAGGACCGGCTCCAACACCGCGGTGGGCGTGCGCGACCCCAACCTGCAGATCCGCTGCTCGGGCAACCCCGCCTCCAGCGTGCGGGTGTACAACTCGAACGCGCGAACCTACACGAACAACAGCAGGGCCTACGTCATCAACTTCCGCTAG
- a CDS encoding type 1 glutamine amidotransferase domain-containing protein, protein MKVGILIEELFDEREFIYPFYRVQESGLDPVVIGPESRGYKAKSGWMARATAAASEVKASDLAGLVIPGGYAPDRLRRSEAVLELVRAVDDAGKPLAAICHAGWVLISAGVIKGRRLTGYRSIKDDLTNAGAQYVDEPVVISGNLITSRGPGDLPAWAKAFVEAVKQYS, encoded by the coding sequence ATGAAGGTCGGTATTCTGATCGAAGAGCTCTTCGACGAACGCGAGTTCATCTACCCCTTCTACCGCGTGCAGGAAAGCGGGCTCGATCCCGTGGTCATCGGCCCCGAGTCGCGGGGGTACAAGGCCAAGAGCGGCTGGATGGCCCGCGCCACGGCCGCGGCCTCCGAGGTGAAGGCGTCCGACCTGGCCGGCCTCGTCATCCCCGGCGGCTACGCCCCCGACCGGCTGCGGCGCAGCGAGGCGGTGCTCGAGCTGGTGCGCGCCGTCGACGACGCCGGGAAACCCCTGGCCGCCATCTGCCACGCCGGCTGGGTGCTGATCAGCGCCGGCGTGATCAAGGGCCGGCGCCTAACCGGCTACCGCTCGATCAAGGACGACCTGACGAACGCCGGCGCACAGTACGTGGACGAACCCGTGGTGATCAGCGGCAACCTGATCACCAGCCGCGGGCCCGGCGACCTGCCCGCCTGGGCGAAGGCGTTCGTCGAGGCCGTGAAACAATATTCGTAA
- a CDS encoding ABC transporter permease has product MLRVIAVEFKRSLLMLRRYPMEMVGQLIVITMIFYGLFLGAQYIAGPTAQFGDRLDALVVGYVLWTLALFAIGDLSWGLMNEAREGTLEQVFLSPFGPGRVYMARNVAGLLLTLGLNLSILGLIMLLTGVRLDFSWSALAPLAAVLLGAYGLGFLLGALALLFKRIQAFLNLFQFVLMFLIMTPFEQLHGLFRFAGYLLPMTTGAGQLRALMARGEAFDPVVFGLGLLNGFVYLIVGLWVFGRAVRAAKERGLLGGY; this is encoded by the coding sequence ATGCTTAGGGTGATCGCCGTCGAGTTCAAACGCAGCCTGCTGATGCTGCGGCGCTACCCCATGGAGATGGTGGGGCAGCTGATCGTGATCACGATGATCTTCTACGGCCTCTTCCTGGGGGCGCAGTACATCGCCGGCCCCACGGCGCAGTTCGGGGACCGCCTGGACGCGCTGGTCGTGGGTTACGTCCTCTGGACGCTGGCCCTCTTCGCCATCGGCGACCTCAGCTGGGGGCTGATGAACGAGGCGCGCGAGGGCACCCTCGAGCAGGTCTTCCTCAGCCCCTTCGGCCCCGGGCGCGTCTACATGGCCCGCAACGTCGCCGGGCTGCTCCTCACCCTCGGCCTCAACCTGAGCATCCTGGGGTTGATCATGCTCCTCACCGGCGTGCGGCTCGACTTCTCCTGGTCGGCGCTGGCGCCGCTGGCCGCGGTGCTCCTCGGCGCCTACGGGCTGGGCTTCCTGCTCGGCGCGCTCGCGCTCCTCTTCAAGCGCATCCAGGCCTTCCTCAACCTGTTCCAGTTCGTGTTGATGTTCCTGATCATGACCCCGTTCGAGCAGCTGCACGGCCTCTTCCGCTTCGCCGGCTACCTGCTGCCCATGACCACCGGGGCGGGGCAGCTGCGGGCGCTGATGGCGCGCGGCGAGGCCTTCGACCCGGTCGTCTTCGGCCTGGGCCTGCTGAACGGTTTCGTCTACCTGATCGTGGGGCTCTGGGTCTTCGGACGCGCCGTGCGCGCGGCCAAGGAGCGTGGGTTGCTGGGGGGATACTGA
- a CDS encoding prepilin peptidase has product MLVFFGFVLGAVIGSFLNVVIYRLPKGESVVHPPSRCPVCGHRLGALDMVPILSWLVFRGRCRYCGAPVSARYPLVEGLTGGLFALAAWLHPAPDAGLALVWAFTALLIALSFIDIDHYILPDGLTYGGLALGLVGAAVWGFPVGWGAAWSGALAAAGLLALIGGYANLVLRRGASGRPGFPVGLEHVYLAAAVGAWAGWGWGVAAAAAVVALNLALRRPLPLHDALTLTAALLGAVVASYGALPLSVLESVWNLLLAAGVVALAGGLYWALVPEEEEDEEDEEPVAMGFGDVKLAGMLGAWLGFGPFLVALGAAVFAGAVLGLLFRRRKLPFGPYLALGGWIALWWGAGWVRAYLAYLGLS; this is encoded by the coding sequence ATGCTCGTCTTCTTTGGCTTCGTCCTGGGCGCGGTCATCGGGTCCTTTCTCAACGTCGTCATCTACCGCCTGCCCAAAGGGGAATCCGTCGTTCATCCGCCCAGCCGCTGCCCCGTCTGCGGCCACCGGCTGGGGGCGCTGGACATGGTGCCGATCCTCAGCTGGCTCGTGTTCCGGGGCCGCTGCCGCTACTGCGGCGCGCCCGTGAGCGCGCGCTACCCGCTGGTGGAGGGGCTGACCGGGGGGCTGTTCGCCCTGGCCGCCTGGCTGCACCCCGCCCCCGACGCCGGACTGGCGCTGGTCTGGGCCTTCACGGCGCTCCTGATCGCACTTTCGTTCATCGACATCGACCACTACATCCTCCCCGACGGCCTCACCTACGGCGGGCTGGCGCTCGGCCTCGTCGGCGCGGCGGTGTGGGGTTTTCCGGTGGGCTGGGGCGCCGCTTGGTCGGGGGCGCTCGCCGCGGCGGGGCTGCTGGCGCTGATCGGCGGTTACGCCAACCTGGTGCTGCGGCGCGGGGCCAGCGGACGGCCGGGCTTCCCGGTGGGGCTCGAGCACGTCTACCTGGCCGCGGCCGTGGGCGCCTGGGCCGGCTGGGGCTGGGGGGTGGCCGCCGCGGCGGCGGTGGTGGCCCTCAACTTGGCACTGCGCCGCCCGCTGCCCCTGCACGACGCGCTTACCCTGACGGCGGCGCTTCTGGGCGCGGTCGTGGCCAGCTACGGCGCGCTTCCCTTGAGCGTGCTGGAAAGCGTGTGGAACCTGCTCCTCGCCGCCGGGGTGGTGGCGCTCGCCGGCGGGCTCTACTGGGCCCTCGTGCCCGAGGAAGAAGAGGACGAGGAAGACGAAGAGCCCGTGGCCATGGGCTTTGGCGACGTCAAGCTGGCGGGGATGCTGGGGGCCTGGCTGGGCTTCGGGCCCTTCCTGGTGGCGCTGGGGGCGGCCGTCTTCGCGGGGGCGGTGCTGGGGCTGCTCTTCCGCCGGCGCAAGCTGCCCTTCGGGCCCTACCTGGCCCTGGGCGGCTGGATCGCGCTGTGGTGGGGGGCGGGCTGGGTGCGGGCCTACCTCGCCTACCTGGGGTTAAGCTAA